In the Telopea speciosissima isolate NSW1024214 ecotype Mountain lineage chromosome 2, Tspe_v1, whole genome shotgun sequence genome, one interval contains:
- the LOC122652984 gene encoding FIP1[V]-like protein isoform X1, protein MEDDDEFGDLYTDVLRPFSSSDPSQPPIFSFAVSGSSANPSSDPNNHSDDEKFLFGAPNSSSSVLTYNAKKEERDQIPEESNYGASNWTDSKKVDEIEEKDEEEQDKVTARASDSQLSNSSKADLTIDLDNGAVELQQAEDVRVSETLDAFDKSEINEAKGEEAGDKDGVLIDDGGVFLEEEAGSKVDIVVGIDDMDSEPIIPGLSGGSFIPGVFDDSGNGGSAKAAAARTEDRDGARDDWDSDSEDDLQIVLNDNTGPPGMDRKEGMGSDDEDEDGEDLIIVADGDQHHPPMEEQEWGDDSAQAPDGERKEGGDTVKANGGMVNAVGARIGYSNHGYHPHHSQFKYVRPGAAVMPGGSFVGPGGVSGQVRPPITMGPVAGRGRGDWRPSGIKAAPTMQKSFHSGFGPAWANNSVGRGFGGGLEFTLPSHKTVFDIDIDTFEEKPWRHPGVDTADFFNFGLDEEKWKDYCRQLEQLRLEATMQSKIRVYESGRSEQDYDPDLPPELAAAAGIHDASAENAHPGKTDGAQSDLLGQGRGAARVRPPIPTGRAIQVEGGYGERLPSIDTRPPRIRDSDAIIEIVLQDSNDDDPITDNGNLEQEENDSQGKHCNGGGDEVENMGQTDSDYFGDRLPQTYNGRKREVVGRRTSFMGPVHNNIHEGDGILPFPPEAPMQYRPGSKGRSHTYPGGMYGIPHEEREPPDAAHDRYHAGTAEHGHDQVPSPRERVNRFQDSQKEKSGESSDRKQTPESSPITEKAAKESSVEPIDAMPHDLVLADRSTEADGEEMATESVVPSDTIGDGNLLNIVEKQKLSSRVEQPIVQDIGDGDDLRVTCSSDNSKARSGSSRGYQKRREDDEEEVVQDGRSRRMIDVKRHRNDEEHSFRRGDDYGRDSKHEVDHNRIAAKGREDPYHSYPRRDWDPSSAHYSRMKAEGFERPKERDKSIVAWQRRDDETHGRRGKDEETRKHERVEEMGSRHRSKVREGERSDKDEHLHSRKRLDNGDWRGRADKEVGPRLRERDDTLTSRHENVDDPHSKRRKDEEHQRREQAEKEETLHGYRAREQTSRRKRERDDVLDQRRRDEQSRGRDRPDDHRSSRHRDESWRQRERDDRQRLKQPHEDSLSKRESEEGRGSSRSGRGLEDKICPVNVRAKDETKGLGSDKDYQLKDKRQLSEQVKKRDRIEDETPSQHRGRDNRSNMEERSSRHERSGSHNDHPVNVSDRHWMHKERHKDSRRKSKEYEGGDQNTLGPAKRKQENSSAHQNEKVSMRGLSEQESGNMLTLGPPDSNDPAQSRSSSVLSKKSHHENEIPQQRHSSRKHREDAPSDDDQQTSRKGRSKLEHWISQKERDDNTSSQPSLSKAEETDRNDPSSFASKQPDGSTKTVEAVDNQPPLREGRNSGGLEFKDSDIGSTPGNRLEAERLGDDRHMDTVAKLKKRSERFKLPMPSDKDSKKTESEQLPATQTESSANTEVKPERPARKRRWVSN, encoded by the exons ATGGAAGACGATGATGAGTTCGGAGATCTCTACACAGACGTCCTACGCCCTTTCTCTTCATCGGATCCTTCTCAGCCTCCAATCTTCTCCTTTGCAGTCTCAGGCTCTTCCGCAAACCCTTCATCCGACCCTAACAATCACAGCGATGACGAAAAATTCTTGTTTGGAGCTCCCAATTCTAGTAGCTCTGTCCTAACTTATAACgccaagaaggaagagagagaccaGATTCCTGAGGAGAGCAACTATGGCGCTTCGAATTGGACCGATAGTAAGAAGGTGgatgaaatagaagaaaaggacGAAGAAGAACAGGATAAAGTAACAGCTAGGGCTTCTGATAGTCAGTTATCGAATTCTTCAAAGGCAGACTTGACGATAGATCTGGATAATGGAGCCGTGGAATTACAACAAGCAGAAGACGTTAGGGTTTCTGAAACTTTAGACGCTTTCGATAAATCTGAGATTAATGAAGCGAAAGGTGAAGAGGCTGGTGATAAAGATGGGGTCCTGATCGATGATGGCGGCGTGTTCCTAGAGGAAGAGGCAGGGAGCAAGGTGGATATTGTTGTTGGTATCGATGATATGGACTCGGAGCCGATAATTCCTGGACTCTCCGGTGGTTCTTTTATTCCTGGCGTTTTTGATGATTCAGGAAACGGGGGAAGTGCGAAAGCTGCTGCTGCTAGAACGGAGGATCGCGATGGCGCTAGGGACGATTGGGACAGTGACAGCGAGGACGATCTGCAGATTGTTCTGAATGATAACACTGGGCCTCCTGGCATGGACAGGAAGGAGGGAATGGGAAGCGACGACGAGGATGAAGATGGGGAAGATTTGATTATCGTTGCCGATGGTGACCAGCATCATCCGCCTATGGAAGAGCAGGAATGGGGCGACGATTCTGCACAGGCTCCGGATGGGGAGAGGAAGGAAGGCGGTGACACTGTTAAAGCTAATGGAGGAATGGTCAATGCTGTGGGAGCTAGAATTGGGTATAGCAATCATGGTTATCATCCACATCATTCTCAGTTTAAG tATGTAAGACCTGGTGCTGCAGTGATGCCTGGAGGATCTTTTGTTGGTCCTGGAGGTGTCTCTGGTCAAGTTCGTCCACCTATAACAATGGGCCCAGTTGCTGGTCGTGGTAGAGGTGATTGGAGACCCAGCGGAATTAAGGCAGCTCCTACCATGCAGAAAAGTTTTCACTCAGGATTTGGACCTGCTTGGGCCAACAATTCAGTAGGACGTGGTTTTGGCGGTGGATTGGAGTTCACACTTCCATCTCATAA GACAGTatttgatattgatattgatactttTGAGGAAAAACCATGGAGACACCCTGGTGTTGATACAGCTGACTTTTTCAACTTTGGGTTGGATGAAGAGAAATGGAAAGACTATTGCAGACAGTTG GAACAACTCCGCCTTGAGGCAACCATGCAAAGCAAAATCCGTGTCTATGAAAGTGGGAGATCGGAGCAG GACTATGACCCAGACCTTCCACCAGAACTTGCAGCTGCAGCAGGGATTCATGATGCTTCAGCTGAAAATGCACATCCAGGAAAGACAGATGGTGCACAAAGTGATTTACTTGGCCAAGGAAGAGGAGCTGCACGTGTGCGTCCACCAATT CCAACTGGGAGGGCAATACAAGTAGAAGGTGGTTATGGTGAACGTCTTCCCTCCATAGATACTAGGCCACCACGGATTCGTGATTCAGATGCAATTATCGAG ATCGTCTTACAGgactcaaatgatgatgatccCATCACTGACAATGGCAACCTAGAGCAAGAAGAAAATGATTCCCAAGGGAAGCATTGTAATGGAGGAGGTGATGAAGTTGAAAATATGGGCCAGACTGACAGTGACTATTTTGGTGATCGTTTACCACAAACTTATAATGGCAGGAAGAGGGAGGTTGTGGGCAGAAGAACATCATTTATGGGGCCTGTTCACAATAACATACATGAAGGAGATGGAATTTTACCCTTCCCTCCTGAAGCACCCATGCAATACCGTCCTGGTTCTAAAGGGCGGTCCCATACATACCCTGGCGGCATGTATGGTATACCGCATGAAGAAAG GGAGCCACCCGATGCAGCACATGATAGATACCACGCTGGAACTGCTGAGCATGGACATGATCAGGTACCGAGTCCAAGGGAACGCGTAAACAGATTCCAGGATAGTCAGAAGGAGAAATCAGGGGAAAGTAGTGATCGCAAACAGACTCCAGAGTCTTCCCCTATCACAGAAAAGGCTGCTAAGGAGTCTAGTGTGGAACCTATAGATGCCATGCCCCATGATCTTGTTTTGGCTGATAGAAGCACTGAAGCAGATGGGGAGGAAATGGCTACCGAGTCAGTAGTCCCAAGTGATACCATCGGAGATGGGAACCTGCTAAATATTGTTGAGAAACAAAAACTAAGTTCACGTGTTGAGCAGCCTATAGTTCAAGACATTGGTGATGGGGATGACTTAAGGGTCACATGTAGTAGTGATAACAGCAAAGCAAGATCAGGAAGCAGCAGAGGTTATCAGAAGCGGcgtgaggatgatgaggaagagGTAGTTCAAGATGGCCGGTCAAGGCGCATGATAGACGTGAAAAGGCATCGCAATGATGAAGAACATAGCTTTCGAAGGGGAGATGATTATGGCCGTGATAGCAAACATGAGGTGGACCATAACCGCATAGCTGCAAAAGGGAGGGAAGATCCATATCACTCTTATCCTCGTAGAGACTGGGATCCTAGCTCAGCGCATTATTCACGTATGAAGGCTGAGGGTTTTGAGAGGCCAAAGGAGAGGGATAAATCTATTGTAGCTTGGCAAAGACGAGATGATGAGACACATGGGAGACGGGGGAAAgatgaagagacaaggaagcATGAACGTGTTGAGGAAATGGGATCTAGACATAGAAGTAAGGTACGGGAAGGTGAGAGGAGTGACAAAGATGAGCATCTTCACTCCAGAAAACGATTGGACAATGGTGATTGGAGGGGTCGTGCTGATAAAGAGGTGGGACCAAGACTGAGGGAGAGAGATGATACTTTGACAAGTCGGCATGAGAATGTGGATGATCCTCATTCCAAGAGAAGGAAGGATGAAGAACATCAGAGGAGGGAACAGGCTGAAAAGGAAGAAACCTTGCATGGCTACAGAGCTAGGGAACAGACCAGCcgaagaaagagggagagggatgaTGTTCTGGACCAAAGGAGGAGGGATGAACAATCAAGAGGAAGAGATCGACCTGATGATCACCGTTCTTCTAGGCACAGAGATGAGAGCTGGcgacagagggagagagatgacCGGCAAAGGCTCAAGCAACCCCATGAAGATTCCTTATCAAAAAGGGAAagtgaagaaggaaggggatcaTCAAGGAGTGGCAGAGGTCTAGAAGACAAAATTTGTCCTGTGAATGTGAGGGCTAAGGATGAGACTAAGGGTCTCGGATCTGATAAAGACTACCAGCTGAAGGATAAAAGGCAACTGAGTGAGCAAGTTAAGAAGAGAGACAGAATAGAGGATGAAACTCCTTCACAACATAGGGGACGTGATAATCGGAGCAATATGGAGGAGAGAAGCTCAAGGCATGAAAGGTCAGGTAGTCATAATGATCACCCTGTAAATGTTTCAGATCGACATTGGATGCACAAGGAAAGACATAAAGATAGCAGGAGGAAAAGCAAAGAATATGAAGGAGGTGATCAGAACACCCTGGGACCTGCCAAGCGGAAGCAAGAAAATAGCAGTGCTCACCAGAATGAGAAG GTGAGCATGAGAGGCCTAAGTGAGCAAGAAAGTGGTAACATGTTGACATTAGGTCCCCCTGACTCTAATGATCCTGCACAGTCAAGGTCCTCAAGTGTGCTCTCCAAGAAGAGTCATCACGAAAATGAGATTCCACAACAACGTCACTCTTCAAGAAAACATAGAGAAGATGCTCCCTCAGATGATGACCAACAAACCTCGAGGAAAGGTCGGTCCAAATTGGAGCACTGGATAAGCCAGAAAGAAAGGGATGATAATACCAGTTCTCAGCCATCTTTGTCAAAGGCTGAAGAGACCGACAGGAATGACCCATCTTCCTTTGCCAGCAAGCAGCCAGATGGATCAACCAAGACAGTTGAGGCTGTTGATAACCAACCTCCCCTACGGGAGGGCAGAAATAGTGGTGGTTTGGAGTTCAAGGATTCTGATATTGGCTCTACACCTGGCAACCGACTTGAGGCAGAAAGGCTTGGAGATGATCGCCATATGGATACAGTTGCGAAACTGAAAAAGCGGAGTGAgcgattcaaacttccaatgcCTAGTGACAAGGATAGCAAGAAGACGGAAAGTGAACAGTTACCTGCAACCCAGACTGAAAGTTCTGCAAATACAGAAGTCAAACCAGAACGACCAGCTCGGAAACGAAGGTGGGTCAGTAACTAA
- the LOC122652984 gene encoding FIP1[V]-like protein isoform X2 encodes MEDDDEFGDLYTDVLRPFSSSDPSQPPIFSFAVSGSSANPSSDPNNHSDDEKFLFGAPNSSSSVLTYNAKKEERDQIPEESNYGASNWTDSKKVDEIEEKDEEEQDKVTARASDSQLSNSSKADLTIDLDNGAVELQQAEDVRVSETLDAFDKSEINEAKGEEAGDKDGVLIDDGGVFLEEEAGSKVDIVVGIDDMDSEPIIPGLSGGSFIPGVFDDSGNGGSAKAAAARTEDRDGARDDWDSDSEDDLQIVLNDNTGPPGMDRKEGMGSDDEDEDGEDLIIVADGDQHHPPMEEQEWGDDSAQAPDGERKEGGDTVKANGGMVNAVGARIGYSNHGYHPHHSQFKYVRPGAAVMPGGSFVGPGGVSGQVRPPITMGPVAGRGRGDWRPSGIKAAPTMQKSFHSGFGPAWANNSVGRGFGGGLEFTLPSHKTVFDIDIDTFEEKPWRHPGVDTADFFNFGLDEEKWKDYCRQLEQLRLEATMQSKIRVYESGRSEQDYDPDLPPELAAAAGIHDASAENAHPGKTDGAQSDLLGQGRGAARVRPPIPTGRAIQVEGGYGERLPSIDTRPPRIRDSDAIIEIVLQDSNDDDPITDNGNLEQEENDSQGKHCNGGGDEVENMGQTDSDYFGDRLPQTYNGRKREVVGRRTSFMGPVHNNIHEGDGILPFPPEAPMQYRPGSKGRSHTYPGGMYGIPHEEREPPDAAHDRYHAGTAEHGHDQVPSPRERVNRFQDSQKEKSGESSDRKQTPESSPITEKAAKESSVEPIDAMPHDLVLADRSTEADGEEMATESVVPSDTIGDGNLLNIVEKQKLSSRVEQPIVQDIGDGDDLRVTCSSDNSKARSGSSRGYQKRREDDEEEVVQDGRSRRMIDVKRHRNDEEHSFRRGDDYGRDSKHEVDHNRIAAKGREDPYHSYPRRDWDPSSAHYSRMKAEGFERPKERDKSIVAWQRRDDETHGRRGKDEETRKHERVEEMGSRHRSKVREGERSDKDEHLHSRKRLDNGDWRGRADKEVGPRLRERDDTLTSRHENVDDPHSKRRKDEEHQRREQAEKEETLHGYRAREQTSRRKRERDDVLDQRRRDEQSRGRDRPDDHRSSRHRDESWRQRERDDRQRLKQPHEDSLSKRESEEGRGSSRSGRGLEDKICPVNVRAKDETKGLGSDKDYQLKDKRQLSEQVKKRDRIEDETPSQHRGRDNRSNMEERSSRHERSGSHNDHPVNVSDRHWMHKERHKDSRRKSKEYEGGDQNTLGPAKRKQENSSAHQNEKRKLIFGLPRLLD; translated from the exons ATGGAAGACGATGATGAGTTCGGAGATCTCTACACAGACGTCCTACGCCCTTTCTCTTCATCGGATCCTTCTCAGCCTCCAATCTTCTCCTTTGCAGTCTCAGGCTCTTCCGCAAACCCTTCATCCGACCCTAACAATCACAGCGATGACGAAAAATTCTTGTTTGGAGCTCCCAATTCTAGTAGCTCTGTCCTAACTTATAACgccaagaaggaagagagagaccaGATTCCTGAGGAGAGCAACTATGGCGCTTCGAATTGGACCGATAGTAAGAAGGTGgatgaaatagaagaaaaggacGAAGAAGAACAGGATAAAGTAACAGCTAGGGCTTCTGATAGTCAGTTATCGAATTCTTCAAAGGCAGACTTGACGATAGATCTGGATAATGGAGCCGTGGAATTACAACAAGCAGAAGACGTTAGGGTTTCTGAAACTTTAGACGCTTTCGATAAATCTGAGATTAATGAAGCGAAAGGTGAAGAGGCTGGTGATAAAGATGGGGTCCTGATCGATGATGGCGGCGTGTTCCTAGAGGAAGAGGCAGGGAGCAAGGTGGATATTGTTGTTGGTATCGATGATATGGACTCGGAGCCGATAATTCCTGGACTCTCCGGTGGTTCTTTTATTCCTGGCGTTTTTGATGATTCAGGAAACGGGGGAAGTGCGAAAGCTGCTGCTGCTAGAACGGAGGATCGCGATGGCGCTAGGGACGATTGGGACAGTGACAGCGAGGACGATCTGCAGATTGTTCTGAATGATAACACTGGGCCTCCTGGCATGGACAGGAAGGAGGGAATGGGAAGCGACGACGAGGATGAAGATGGGGAAGATTTGATTATCGTTGCCGATGGTGACCAGCATCATCCGCCTATGGAAGAGCAGGAATGGGGCGACGATTCTGCACAGGCTCCGGATGGGGAGAGGAAGGAAGGCGGTGACACTGTTAAAGCTAATGGAGGAATGGTCAATGCTGTGGGAGCTAGAATTGGGTATAGCAATCATGGTTATCATCCACATCATTCTCAGTTTAAG tATGTAAGACCTGGTGCTGCAGTGATGCCTGGAGGATCTTTTGTTGGTCCTGGAGGTGTCTCTGGTCAAGTTCGTCCACCTATAACAATGGGCCCAGTTGCTGGTCGTGGTAGAGGTGATTGGAGACCCAGCGGAATTAAGGCAGCTCCTACCATGCAGAAAAGTTTTCACTCAGGATTTGGACCTGCTTGGGCCAACAATTCAGTAGGACGTGGTTTTGGCGGTGGATTGGAGTTCACACTTCCATCTCATAA GACAGTatttgatattgatattgatactttTGAGGAAAAACCATGGAGACACCCTGGTGTTGATACAGCTGACTTTTTCAACTTTGGGTTGGATGAAGAGAAATGGAAAGACTATTGCAGACAGTTG GAACAACTCCGCCTTGAGGCAACCATGCAAAGCAAAATCCGTGTCTATGAAAGTGGGAGATCGGAGCAG GACTATGACCCAGACCTTCCACCAGAACTTGCAGCTGCAGCAGGGATTCATGATGCTTCAGCTGAAAATGCACATCCAGGAAAGACAGATGGTGCACAAAGTGATTTACTTGGCCAAGGAAGAGGAGCTGCACGTGTGCGTCCACCAATT CCAACTGGGAGGGCAATACAAGTAGAAGGTGGTTATGGTGAACGTCTTCCCTCCATAGATACTAGGCCACCACGGATTCGTGATTCAGATGCAATTATCGAG ATCGTCTTACAGgactcaaatgatgatgatccCATCACTGACAATGGCAACCTAGAGCAAGAAGAAAATGATTCCCAAGGGAAGCATTGTAATGGAGGAGGTGATGAAGTTGAAAATATGGGCCAGACTGACAGTGACTATTTTGGTGATCGTTTACCACAAACTTATAATGGCAGGAAGAGGGAGGTTGTGGGCAGAAGAACATCATTTATGGGGCCTGTTCACAATAACATACATGAAGGAGATGGAATTTTACCCTTCCCTCCTGAAGCACCCATGCAATACCGTCCTGGTTCTAAAGGGCGGTCCCATACATACCCTGGCGGCATGTATGGTATACCGCATGAAGAAAG GGAGCCACCCGATGCAGCACATGATAGATACCACGCTGGAACTGCTGAGCATGGACATGATCAGGTACCGAGTCCAAGGGAACGCGTAAACAGATTCCAGGATAGTCAGAAGGAGAAATCAGGGGAAAGTAGTGATCGCAAACAGACTCCAGAGTCTTCCCCTATCACAGAAAAGGCTGCTAAGGAGTCTAGTGTGGAACCTATAGATGCCATGCCCCATGATCTTGTTTTGGCTGATAGAAGCACTGAAGCAGATGGGGAGGAAATGGCTACCGAGTCAGTAGTCCCAAGTGATACCATCGGAGATGGGAACCTGCTAAATATTGTTGAGAAACAAAAACTAAGTTCACGTGTTGAGCAGCCTATAGTTCAAGACATTGGTGATGGGGATGACTTAAGGGTCACATGTAGTAGTGATAACAGCAAAGCAAGATCAGGAAGCAGCAGAGGTTATCAGAAGCGGcgtgaggatgatgaggaagagGTAGTTCAAGATGGCCGGTCAAGGCGCATGATAGACGTGAAAAGGCATCGCAATGATGAAGAACATAGCTTTCGAAGGGGAGATGATTATGGCCGTGATAGCAAACATGAGGTGGACCATAACCGCATAGCTGCAAAAGGGAGGGAAGATCCATATCACTCTTATCCTCGTAGAGACTGGGATCCTAGCTCAGCGCATTATTCACGTATGAAGGCTGAGGGTTTTGAGAGGCCAAAGGAGAGGGATAAATCTATTGTAGCTTGGCAAAGACGAGATGATGAGACACATGGGAGACGGGGGAAAgatgaagagacaaggaagcATGAACGTGTTGAGGAAATGGGATCTAGACATAGAAGTAAGGTACGGGAAGGTGAGAGGAGTGACAAAGATGAGCATCTTCACTCCAGAAAACGATTGGACAATGGTGATTGGAGGGGTCGTGCTGATAAAGAGGTGGGACCAAGACTGAGGGAGAGAGATGATACTTTGACAAGTCGGCATGAGAATGTGGATGATCCTCATTCCAAGAGAAGGAAGGATGAAGAACATCAGAGGAGGGAACAGGCTGAAAAGGAAGAAACCTTGCATGGCTACAGAGCTAGGGAACAGACCAGCcgaagaaagagggagagggatgaTGTTCTGGACCAAAGGAGGAGGGATGAACAATCAAGAGGAAGAGATCGACCTGATGATCACCGTTCTTCTAGGCACAGAGATGAGAGCTGGcgacagagggagagagatgacCGGCAAAGGCTCAAGCAACCCCATGAAGATTCCTTATCAAAAAGGGAAagtgaagaaggaaggggatcaTCAAGGAGTGGCAGAGGTCTAGAAGACAAAATTTGTCCTGTGAATGTGAGGGCTAAGGATGAGACTAAGGGTCTCGGATCTGATAAAGACTACCAGCTGAAGGATAAAAGGCAACTGAGTGAGCAAGTTAAGAAGAGAGACAGAATAGAGGATGAAACTCCTTCACAACATAGGGGACGTGATAATCGGAGCAATATGGAGGAGAGAAGCTCAAGGCATGAAAGGTCAGGTAGTCATAATGATCACCCTGTAAATGTTTCAGATCGACATTGGATGCACAAGGAAAGACATAAAGATAGCAGGAGGAAAAGCAAAGAATATGAAGGAGGTGATCAGAACACCCTGGGACCTGCCAAGCGGAAGCAAGAAAATAGCAGTGCTCACCAGAATGAGAAG AGGAAACTTATTTTTGGACTTCCAAGGTTATTGGATTGA